TGGAAAGAGCTTTAAATGAATGTGCAGTCACAGGAATTACTACAACTATTGATTTTCATTTGAAATTACTTAAAAGAAAAGAATTTATAAAAGGTGATGTTCATACAAAGTTTGTCGAACAAGAAATGTTGTAAATAGCTATAAATATCAAAATATAATTTGAGTCAATAAACCTTGTTGACCAAGAAACAATTCTCGAAAAAGACTTAAGAGGCCTACCCAAATAATCGGAGTAACATCTACACCACCTATCGGAGCAACAATTTTTCGAGTAGACACTAGAACAGGTTCAGTTGGCAAGAAGATAATTGGCCAAAAACCAGTTCTTAAATCTATTTTTGGGTACCAAGTCAAAATAATTCTTAGAAGGAATGCAAGGGTTAGCGCACCTATTAAAAAACTCATTAAAAAATGTAGGGTTGGGAGACTTTTAACTAACAGAGGCATCACAAAGCTCAAAGCATTATTGAATAGATGGTTTAAATCATCTTTTATTGCGTAAGATTACTCGGTCTTGCATAAGAATTAGCTGAAATGGCTTTTCATTTATTAAATTTGTTCCTTAGTGCTGGAGCTTCTAGTCAAGCTGCTACAAGTTCTGCTGTTGGAATGATAGGAAGTTTTCTTGCAGCTGGAGCTTTGATAGTTGCACCTGCTGCTGCTGCCTTGATTTGGGTTAGTCAAAAAGATGCATTGAGTAGATAGCCCTAGCAATCACCTATTTATGCCATAGACTAATAACAATAAGGTTGTTTTCAACCTGAATATGTTTATTTAAGAGGACAAACTTGGTCAATGCCAGTCTCAATTGGGCCAGCATTGTTGGCATAGTTCTTGCTGTATGCGGAGCTGGCTTATATTTTCTTAGATCTTTTAAGCCAGCATTGGCAAGAGATTACGATGTTTTTTTTGCTGCCATTGGCTTGCTCTGTGGCGGAATACTTTTTTTCCAAGGATGGCGTTTAGATCCTATTCTTCAATTTGGACAGTTTTTGCTTGCTGGGACCACTGTTTTCTTTGCTTATGAAAGTGTTCGTCTGAGAGGTATTGCAACCGATCAAGCACGAAGATCTTCATATTTTGATGATGAACCTGAGTTACCAAGATCCTCCAGAGGAGGTTTGTCTGATGCAGGCTCTGATAGAAATTATGATCGATTTGAGGAATCTCAACCTATTAATAGAAGATTTTCAGGGAGAGAAGATTATCAAGAAGAATATGCAGATGATGAAAATTATGGAAGAC
The sequence above is drawn from the Prochlorococcus marinus str. MIT 1013 genome and encodes:
- a CDS encoding YggT family protein, translating into MPLLVKSLPTLHFLMSFLIGALTLAFLLRIILTWYPKIDLRTGFWPIIFLPTEPVLVSTRKIVAPIGGVDVTPIIWVGLLSLFRELFLGQQGLLTQIIF
- the psbX gene encoding photosystem II reaction center protein PsbX, with amino-acid sequence MAFHLLNLFLSAGASSQAATSSAVGMIGSFLAAGALIVAPAAAALIWVSQKDALSR